A stretch of the Luteimonas sp. JM171 genome encodes the following:
- a CDS encoding Trm112 family protein, translating to MDRKLLDILVCPTTRLPLSVLEKPGLDALNAAIAAGGVSRADGSAQAEPVREALVSRDRQRIYRIEDGIPVLLADEAIVANQIEGFPES from the coding sequence ATGGATCGCAAGCTGCTCGACATCCTGGTCTGTCCCACCACGCGCCTGCCCCTGTCGGTGCTTGAAAAGCCCGGGCTCGACGCGCTCAATGCTGCGATCGCAGCCGGTGGCGTGAGCCGCGCCGATGGCAGCGCGCAGGCCGAACCGGTCCGCGAGGCGCTCGTCTCGCGTGACCGCCAGCGGATCTACCGGATCGAAGACGGCATCCCGGTCCTGCTGGCCGACGAGGCCATCGTCGCCAACCAGATCGAAGGCTTTCCGGAGTCCTGA